In the Candidatus Nitrospira nitrosa genome, one interval contains:
- a CDS encoding response regulator transcription factor — MSKIVVVDDSQAELQLIESYLKAAHYTVVTFPNTEKLEEKILTEMPDLIVMDVVMPGRNGFQACRDLKGDARLTRIPILLCTSKGQESDKFWGQQQGANGHVVKPFKPEELLLAVKRALN; from the coding sequence ATGAGCAAGATAGTGGTTGTTGATGACTCGCAGGCCGAGCTGCAACTCATTGAGTCATACCTCAAGGCCGCCCATTATACCGTCGTGACCTTTCCGAATACGGAAAAACTTGAAGAGAAAATCCTGACGGAAATGCCTGATCTGATCGTCATGGATGTGGTCATGCCCGGCCGAAACGGATTTCAGGCCTGTCGAGATTTGAAGGGTGATGCCCGTCTTACCCGTATTCCGATCCTCCTTTGTACGTCCAAAGGGCAGGAAAGCGATAAGTTCTGGGGACAACAGCAAGGCGCGAACGGGCATGTGGTCAAACCGTTCAAGCCTGAAGAGCTGCTTTTGGCCGTGAAGCGTGCTCTAAATTAA
- a CDS encoding chemotaxis protein CheW produces MVTLGGELFAIDLRQVREVFELDTITPVPGMPPSLVGVANVRGTVVPLADLRRILGVSPSTTPRYAVVVQHDAHQIGLLIDEVPEIRWMLPEDRLDQSGANQTGERSLLSGLIRVENRVSGMLEIPALVASVEATTMDVSQSVKS; encoded by the coding sequence TTGGTAACGCTAGGGGGAGAACTGTTTGCGATCGACCTGCGTCAAGTCCGGGAGGTATTTGAGTTGGACACGATCACCCCCGTGCCTGGGATGCCGCCATCATTGGTTGGCGTCGCCAATGTCCGAGGAACGGTTGTGCCTCTCGCAGATTTGCGCCGCATCTTGGGGGTTTCGCCGTCAACAACGCCACGATATGCGGTCGTGGTACAGCATGATGCTCATCAGATCGGCCTGCTGATTGACGAAGTCCCGGAGATTCGATGGATGTTGCCCGAGGACCGGCTCGATCAGTCAGGAGCGAACCAGACCGGAGAGCGATCTCTGTTGTCAGGTCTGATACGGGTGGAAAATCGAGTGAGTGGGATGTTGGAGATTCCAGCATTGGTCGCGTCGGTGGAAGCAACAACCATGGACGTGAGCCAGTCCGTAAAATCGTGA
- a CDS encoding Hpt domain-containing protein has product MGAESNQSDLIRVFVSEASDGTRVLAEALRANGELVPSPHELYEHYIVAHRLRGAAALYGYGGVSQLSAELELILERANDIAPNDWPTVVRVMREVVAGLAVLIQRIGRDGSEDANVVTRCLGLLEQLQVVPPAVSVSLDYVHPIIDIEILSYFTPEAEEYLQTIDDLVRILRATRDHDDAIYRLFRATHTLKGSAYTVGFQVIGDIARPMEDAMIAVREKRLVLTDRMLEVFEHATRMVQLLLRRDPQEGYQLQRDVPVLIHQLMQICEGAGSAGSMSGGPTVSDVLPPSHVIPEPVVSVEVPPADLSDAYLLPDLDPEALSYFVPEAQEYLELLEANLLRLDKDPQNRELINQLFRTAHTLKGSAYTVGFQSIGDLVHHVEDFMGAVRDGRLVVQSGHTDLILRSVDVMRVLMRRDLGAVSGTRQRFNATRSDLKRLDQETSGDVTPAGPFAETSRDSAAAAISTSETVEKDKPTEAKSLEDREVIRVSYGRLERLMNLVGELVIGRGRLEQRLRVLEQLSQQVLVFKSRLVDSVQSFSDKHTFTYQETPNTATAVPSHGAAAFGDFGSLELDKYDDFNILARRISEVTADISESLAQLDGSIHRAHDDMSQLQQLTLLMRDEIAHARMVPIGTPFTRFRRAIREIARASNKEVMLVTSGEQTEVDTGVVERLVDPLVHLVRNAVYHGIEPATDRVAKGKPSVGTIHLHAAHRGNSMIIEVEDDGAGLDLAKIRAKVVKLGLAGSQQIDTIPDAEILQSIFLPGFSTAEKVGDQAGRGVGLDVVKRAIEGMNGHIAVESEPGVGTKFTLSLPVTLLIATALIVRSGAERYAIPLLNIQEVTMPTASSWRAEGERTLLQVGEQVIEVQSLQHVLRKECFSVTGTMPVVIVRTAGGLMGLAVDELLGRQEIVIKSLGQLKPLMQSFFGGATIDPEGRVILVVDPTRLVGRDSKELRVQAVVSKSQLRPQQVVPDQVTSPEHQDVRLLLVDDSLSIRKFVGKMLESAGYQVDTAVDGEDGLRKASATPYSMILTDLEMPKMNGFEVIQALRRRPETRDTPVVVMTTRAGDKHRQMAINIGANSYIAKPVEERMLLHEVERWVGRARTLSK; this is encoded by the coding sequence ATGGGAGCGGAGTCTAATCAATCTGACTTGATTCGAGTCTTCGTCTCCGAAGCATCGGATGGAACCAGGGTATTGGCAGAGGCGTTGCGTGCCAACGGCGAGTTGGTCCCCTCTCCGCACGAATTATACGAACACTACATTGTTGCTCATCGCCTTCGTGGAGCCGCGGCCCTCTATGGCTATGGGGGAGTCTCTCAACTCTCTGCTGAGCTTGAACTCATTCTTGAGCGCGCGAACGACATTGCGCCGAACGACTGGCCAACGGTTGTGCGTGTCATGCGAGAGGTCGTCGCTGGGTTAGCGGTCTTGATCCAAAGGATCGGTCGGGATGGCAGTGAAGATGCGAATGTCGTGACACGCTGCCTTGGATTGTTGGAACAGCTTCAGGTTGTCCCGCCCGCGGTCTCAGTCAGTTTAGACTATGTCCATCCGATTATCGATATTGAGATCCTATCTTACTTTACCCCTGAAGCGGAGGAGTATCTCCAGACGATCGATGACTTGGTTCGAATCCTTCGTGCAACGCGCGATCACGACGATGCCATTTACCGACTCTTTCGTGCCACTCACACCTTGAAAGGGTCGGCCTACACGGTTGGGTTCCAGGTCATTGGAGATATTGCTCGGCCGATGGAAGACGCCATGATTGCGGTAAGAGAAAAGCGGCTGGTGTTGACTGACCGTATGCTTGAGGTGTTCGAACACGCCACTCGAATGGTTCAGTTGCTCTTACGACGTGATCCTCAGGAAGGATACCAACTTCAGCGTGATGTTCCGGTTCTGATCCACCAACTGATGCAGATTTGTGAGGGGGCGGGATCGGCCGGTTCAATGAGCGGAGGACCAACGGTATCTGATGTTCTCCCTCCCAGTCACGTGATACCCGAGCCAGTCGTGAGCGTAGAGGTGCCTCCCGCGGACTTGTCCGACGCCTATTTGCTTCCCGATCTCGATCCAGAAGCTCTCTCGTATTTTGTTCCAGAGGCACAGGAATATCTTGAACTCTTGGAAGCGAATCTTCTCCGTTTGGATAAGGATCCACAGAATCGCGAACTGATCAATCAACTCTTTCGCACCGCCCATACGTTAAAAGGTTCCGCCTATACCGTTGGATTTCAATCGATCGGCGATCTTGTGCATCACGTTGAAGACTTTATGGGAGCTGTGCGCGATGGTCGACTGGTTGTACAGTCTGGTCATACGGACCTCATCCTTCGTTCTGTTGATGTGATGCGGGTGTTGATGCGAAGAGATCTCGGCGCAGTATCGGGCACGAGGCAACGGTTCAACGCGACGCGATCTGATCTCAAGCGGCTCGACCAAGAGACTTCTGGCGACGTAACGCCGGCAGGTCCATTTGCTGAGACCTCACGGGACTCCGCTGCAGCGGCGATCTCGACATCGGAGACTGTCGAGAAGGACAAGCCGACAGAGGCGAAGTCTTTGGAAGATCGAGAAGTCATTCGTGTCAGTTATGGACGGCTCGAGCGACTCATGAATCTTGTGGGAGAATTGGTGATTGGGCGAGGTCGATTGGAACAACGACTGCGAGTCCTCGAGCAACTGTCACAGCAAGTCTTGGTCTTCAAGTCTCGATTGGTCGATTCCGTTCAATCCTTTTCCGATAAGCATACGTTTACCTATCAAGAGACGCCCAACACCGCGACGGCGGTTCCGAGCCATGGAGCGGCGGCATTCGGTGATTTCGGCAGCCTTGAACTTGATAAGTATGACGATTTTAATATTTTGGCACGGCGTATTAGTGAAGTGACCGCCGATATCAGTGAGTCATTGGCGCAGCTGGATGGCTCGATTCACCGAGCGCACGATGATATGAGCCAGTTGCAGCAATTGACGCTCCTGATGCGAGACGAAATTGCCCATGCTCGTATGGTTCCGATTGGGACCCCATTTACACGATTTCGTCGTGCGATTCGGGAGATTGCGCGTGCCTCAAACAAGGAAGTGATGTTAGTGACGTCAGGGGAGCAGACGGAAGTTGACACAGGCGTTGTGGAACGTTTGGTGGATCCTCTCGTCCATTTGGTGCGTAACGCCGTCTACCATGGCATCGAACCGGCCACCGATCGCGTGGCCAAGGGCAAGCCGTCAGTCGGTACCATCCACTTGCACGCCGCGCATCGCGGCAATTCAATGATCATTGAGGTGGAAGACGATGGAGCTGGATTAGACTTGGCCAAAATACGGGCTAAGGTTGTCAAGCTAGGATTGGCCGGCTCACAACAGATCGACACCATCCCCGATGCTGAGATTCTACAATCTATTTTTCTTCCAGGGTTTTCAACGGCTGAGAAGGTTGGCGATCAGGCTGGACGTGGAGTGGGGCTTGACGTCGTGAAGCGGGCCATCGAGGGAATGAACGGCCACATTGCCGTAGAGTCCGAACCCGGTGTGGGAACTAAATTTACTCTGAGCCTTCCGGTCACGCTCCTGATAGCTACGGCCTTGATTGTACGGTCCGGTGCTGAACGATATGCCATCCCGCTACTCAATATCCAGGAAGTGACCATGCCAACGGCATCGTCATGGAGAGCGGAGGGTGAGCGTACGCTTTTGCAGGTCGGTGAACAAGTCATTGAGGTGCAGTCGTTACAGCATGTGCTTCGGAAAGAGTGCTTCAGCGTCACCGGAACGATGCCGGTTGTCATCGTACGTACAGCCGGAGGCCTGATGGGGTTGGCCGTCGATGAGTTATTGGGCCGACAAGAAATCGTCATTAAATCGTTGGGGCAACTAAAGCCGCTTATGCAGTCGTTTTTCGGGGGAGCGACGATCGATCCGGAAGGGCGGGTCATTTTAGTGGTCGATCCAACGCGGCTGGTTGGACGAGACAGCAAGGAGTTACGTGTACAGGCCGTCGTGTCCAAAAGCCAGCTTCGGCCACAACAAGTGGTTCCTGATCAGGTAACCTCTCCGGAGCATCAGGACGTCCGCCTGTTATTGGTCGACGATTCCCTGAGCATTAGGAAGTTTGTCGGGAAAATGTTGGAGTCAGCGGGATATCAGGTTGATACGGCTGTCGACGGAGAAGACGGACTCCGGAAGGCATCGGCCACCCCGTACAGCATGATTTTGACCGACCTTGAAATGCCAAAAATGAATGGATTCGAGGTCATTCAAGCCTTACGACGACGCCCGGAAACCCGTGATACCCCCGTGGTGGTCATGACGACGAGGGCCGGCGACAAACATCGACAGATGGCGATCAATATTGGCGCAAATTCCTATATCGCCAAGCCCGTTGAGGAGCGGATGTTGCTTCACGAAGTCGAGCGGTGGGTGGGACGAGCACGAACGCTTAGCAAGTAA
- a CDS encoding methyl-accepting chemotaxis protein, with translation MARNSKSTGRPSPSWFQNLKTLPKLILGFSAVSLIMISVGFVGLMGLHTVKGELQSIYNGSTLALSNVGITSTNLGLYHSGLLNVGRQVGKTEFDQAVAALTELKKQTMIPLNAYQTSQLHESASGRSESKDLASLHQALREYFSATEGAVGAFAESFKSSLAEEQKQSMRELGQLALSVDVANKYNAATLRVRELMTTILAVASEMNDNGQAEASHRTNVVLAGSLLALLLAAVIGFYLAGSIARNITHVADVAQQAAAGNLQARARLESNDEIGHLAKAFNIMLDRLTSLVSTEEERDTMQKRLVQFLVLVSDVGKGDLTKRGEVTADMFGNLADGFNLMIQRFAQLMKQVRESAERVNRSAGALRENSGQMAGTAKHQADESMKTLSAVEQLAVSMRQVAETAGASSDSARQVLKATEDGRVAVQETVQDMQRIRSAVQRMSKQVKALGDRSLEISQIVSTIREIANQTNLLALNAAIEAAGAGEAGARFGVVADQVRKLAESSTNATREIADLVKVIQSETQHAVVAMEHETQAVEAGSASALRTGDVFKEISTIAQRSAELAQSIAAAATTQTVSTDQVGRSIKDFTGGAIATQKATDSARATVEDMVKLAEGLTASVSQFKLT, from the coding sequence ATGGCCAGAAATAGCAAGTCAACGGGTCGGCCGTCGCCGTCATGGTTCCAAAACCTCAAGACTCTGCCGAAGCTGATCCTCGGTTTTTCCGCCGTCAGTCTCATCATGATCTCTGTTGGTTTTGTTGGCCTGATGGGGCTTCATACGGTTAAGGGTGAGTTGCAGTCGATCTACAACGGATCGACCTTGGCACTATCAAATGTGGGAATCACCAGTACGAACCTTGGGCTCTATCATAGTGGGTTATTAAACGTAGGACGGCAGGTTGGGAAGACGGAGTTTGATCAGGCGGTCGCGGCGTTGACCGAGCTTAAGAAACAGACAATGATTCCCCTGAATGCGTATCAAACATCTCAGTTGCATGAGTCGGCCAGTGGTCGGAGTGAGAGTAAAGATCTTGCCAGCCTTCACCAGGCGCTGCGTGAATATTTCTCGGCGACAGAGGGCGCGGTGGGTGCATTCGCGGAGAGTTTCAAATCATCACTCGCCGAAGAGCAGAAACAGAGTATGCGCGAACTTGGGCAATTGGCATTGTCTGTTGATGTTGCGAATAAGTACAACGCGGCGACTCTACGGGTTCGGGAGCTCATGACGACGATTCTCGCCGTGGCGAGCGAAATGAACGACAATGGGCAAGCCGAGGCCTCGCATCGGACCAACGTCGTCCTGGCCGGTTCGCTGCTGGCGCTTCTGCTAGCGGCCGTGATCGGATTCTACCTCGCCGGCTCAATCGCACGGAACATCACGCATGTTGCCGATGTCGCTCAACAAGCTGCCGCAGGGAATCTTCAAGCTCGAGCCAGACTTGAGAGCAATGACGAGATCGGCCATCTGGCTAAAGCGTTCAATATCATGCTTGACCGTCTCACGAGCCTGGTTTCGACCGAAGAAGAGCGGGATACCATGCAGAAACGCTTGGTGCAGTTTCTGGTCCTCGTCTCCGACGTGGGGAAGGGAGACTTGACCAAGCGCGGCGAAGTCACGGCAGACATGTTCGGAAATCTGGCAGATGGTTTTAACCTCATGATCCAACGGTTCGCGCAATTGATGAAACAGGTCAGAGAATCGGCCGAACGGGTCAATCGATCAGCCGGTGCATTGCGGGAGAATTCTGGTCAAATGGCCGGTACGGCCAAGCATCAAGCTGACGAATCAATGAAGACGCTCAGTGCGGTGGAACAACTTGCGGTTTCCATGAGGCAAGTTGCAGAAACGGCTGGGGCCTCTTCTGACTCGGCACGCCAAGTCTTGAAAGCCACGGAAGACGGCCGTGTCGCCGTACAGGAAACCGTGCAGGATATGCAACGGATTCGGTCGGCGGTTCAGCGGATGTCCAAGCAGGTCAAGGCGCTCGGCGATCGTTCGTTGGAAATTTCACAGATCGTCTCCACGATTCGTGAAATTGCCAATCAAACCAACTTGCTGGCCCTGAATGCGGCGATCGAAGCGGCGGGGGCAGGCGAAGCTGGTGCTCGATTTGGTGTGGTGGCCGATCAGGTTCGAAAGCTTGCCGAAAGCTCAACGAACGCGACGCGTGAAATCGCGGATCTCGTGAAGGTGATTCAGAGCGAGACGCAGCACGCCGTCGTGGCGATGGAACATGAAACGCAAGCGGTAGAGGCAGGATCGGCCTCAGCCTTGCGGACGGGTGATGTGTTCAAGGAGATTTCAACGATCGCACAACGGTCTGCGGAGCTTGCCCAGAGCATTGCGGCTGCCGCAACTACTCAGACTGTGTCCACCGATCAAGTCGGACGATCGATCAAAGATTTTACCGGAGGCGCCATCGCTACGCAAAAGGCAACCGATTCGGCGCGGGCGACGGTGGAAGATATGGTGAAGCTGGCTGAAGGACTCACGGCTTCGGTGTCGCAATTTAAATTGACCTAA